One Penaeus monodon isolate SGIC_2016 chromosome 34, NSTDA_Pmon_1, whole genome shotgun sequence DNA segment encodes these proteins:
- the LOC119594523 gene encoding mitogen-activated protein kinase kinase kinase 13-B-like (The sequence of the model RefSeq protein was modified relative to this genomic sequence to represent the inferred CDS: added 172 bases not found in genome assembly), which produces MAKDSPLTDIDVMQSGLVVGDGEGRGVLVDRASPSLLAPHTEDKEDVFSTSMLRMEEELHNLQLHSQRSTPLEPHPRTHHEGGEDSSPDSPPGGVQITYRDGQRVNWLEGIIGCLRPVWTIIGKAAISEKQQQTDNWEIPFEEVSNLEWLGSGAQGAVFRGRLRGNWVAIKKVREQKETDIQHLRKLNHPNIVQFIGVCTAAPCYCIVMEYCPYGALYNLLKDGRDIPPDKVASWAKEIASGMNYLHQHKIIHRDLKSPNVLIGANQEVKISDFGTCREWNDVSTRMSFAGTLAWMAPEVIRNEPCNEKVDIWSFGVVLWELLTCEIPYRDVDNSAIIYGVGSSSLHLPIPSTCPDGFRLIVQMCWNTKPRNRPSFKYILMHLDIAAVEIRSTPPETYFKTQMSWKAEIRQQMASMNSRGSHIPRMEEDLVKRRHDELKHAQDIREHWERKLVIANDLYLELSAAMLQLEQREKELLKSTSRREHANQIHKGKRRIVRPLIKAQERLQARRGGQLTSSNPTSPEAQTSFVSTSKLPSNRSKKPLYTEIGTNNLPLSTTRPASLHVTQSNPKSSTNSQNVGGVAESGHQETDLGGRGGSGRRRRHQRNKSHGGVIAYVSSTSPKHSPVVDRRGYSLSPSHERVPILVDSGTQTDHMDMSETDTSPVKTPGPNKPSTLPLHKEDRDTSGDKKPPCGHTALETSPNGNTIPEQSPCCEHCPRQQYWRLTSTDSNDSNKNFPIADPVVARLSEGREEYTIEETLQILNNNEDDVDILHQLGDKWDAIERVLADKKALPNGYRRVKHGPLMRFDHSIPESFSESTPMDIGQPKLESMSQSQSSNTTNETEEEERNSSIEQDILNRNSDMVASSEFDSSHDSVGHELSEEEEDEEEEDEDDDDNDDGSLDGHYQVIKRKCFMRRPIPRSKNHRSVCLTRSTQSTQSSEGGVSEDEAGPSVRAGYYSHRLDGQYPSRLMSGAGPSHDSDTSDSEDDGDAISVTTVAPGAQPEPAATSGPQSNTSSDTAVGVGGGSDLFQKSGEEC; this is translated from the exons CATGTTGCGGATGGAGGAAGAGCTGCACAACCTCCAACTCCACTCGCAGAGATCCACGCCCCTAGAACCTCATCCCAGAACCCACCACGAAGGAGGGGAAGACAGCAGCCCAGACTCCCCTCCTGGTGGGGTACAGATTACCTATCGGGACGGCCAGAGGGTGAACTGGCTCGAAGGAATCATCGGCTGCTTGAGACCCGTGTGGACCATCATCGGCAAGGCGGCGATCAGTGAGAAACAGCAGcaga CCGACAACTGGGAGATCCCGTTCGAGGAGGTGTCCAACCTGGAGTGGCTCGGGTCAGGGGCTCAAGGAGCAGTGTTCCGAGGGCGACTTCGAGGGAACTGGGTGGCCATAAAGAAGGTCAGAGAGCAGAAGGAGACAGACATCCAGCACTTGAGGAAGCTGAACCACCCTAACATCGTCCAGTTTAT TGGTGTGTGCACAGCGGCACCCTGTTACTGCATTGTGATGGAATATTGTCCTTACGGTGCCTTATACAACCTCCTGAAGGACGGTCGCGACATCCCCCCGGATAAGGTCGCGAGctgggccaaggagatcgcctcGGGAATGAACTACCTGCACCAGCACAAGATCATTCACAGGGATCTCAAAAGCCCCAA TGTCCTCATCGGAGCCAACCAAGAAGTGAAAATCAGTGACTTCGGAACATGTCGTGAGTGGAATGACGTGAGCACCAGGATGAGCTTTGCGGGAACGCTAGCATGGATGGCACCAGAGGTTATTCGCAATGAACCTTGCAACGAGAAAGTGGACATATG GTCATTTGGAGTCGTTCTTTGGGAACTGCTGACGTGTGAGATTCCGTATCGTGATGTTGACAACTCGGCTATCATCTATGGGGTTGGATCTagctctctccacctccccataCCGTCTACCTGCCCCGATGGATTCAGACTAATTGTTCAGATGTGCTGGAATACCAAACCACGAAACAGGCCTTCGTTCAAGTATATTTTGATGCACCTTGACATTGCAGCAGTTGAAATTCGCAGCACACCTCCCGAGACATATTTCAAAACACAG ATGTCATGGAAGGCAGAGATCCGGCAACAGATGGCGTCCATGAACTCCAGAGGGTCACACATTCCACGCATGGAGGAAGACCTCGTCAAACGGCGGCACGATGAGCTGAAACATGCTCAG GACATCCGGGAACACTGGGAGCGGAAACTCGTCATTGCCAACGATCTCTACCTTGAACTGTCGGCAGCAATGTTGCAGcttgaacaaagggaaaaagagctTCTAAA GTCGACTTCCAGGAGGGAACACGCAAACCAAATACACAAAGGAAAACGGAGGATAGTTCGGCCGCTGATCAAGGCCCAAGAACGTCTCCAAGCACGCAGAGGAGGCCAACTCACGTCCTCCAACCCAACCAGTCCTGAGGCACAGACAAGTTTTGTGTCTACGTCAAAGCTGCCATCG AATCGTTCCAAGAAGCCCCTCTACACCGAGATTGGTACAAACAATCTCCCGTTGTCCACGACGAGGCCTGCTTCCCTTCACGTGACCCAGAGCAACCCCAAGTCCTCCACCAACTCACAAAACGTGGGAGGAGTGGCTGAGTCAGGTCACCAGGAGACTGACCTAGGTGGCCGTGGAGGCTCGGGTCGGAGGCGACGGCACCAGAGGAACAAGAGTCATGGGGGGGTTATTGCATATGTCAGTTCAACTAGTCCTAAGCATAGTCCTGTTGTAGATAGAAGG GGTTATAGCCTCAGCCCAAGCCATGAGAGAGTTCCTATACTAGTAGACTCAGGAACGCAGACTGATCACATGGACATGAGTGAAACTGACACCTCGCCTGTGAAGACCCCTGGGCCCAACAAACCGTCCACACTGCCTCTGCATAAGGAAGACAGGGACACAAGCGGGGACAAGAAGCCTCCCTGCGGCCACACTGCCCTCGAGACCAGTCCCAACGGCAACACTATCCCTGAGCAGAGCCCCTGCTGTGAGCACTGTCCTCGGCAGCAGTATTGGCGGTTAACTTCAACAGACTCTAATGACTCtaataaaaatttccccattgCTGACCCAGTTGTAGCAAGATTAAGTGAAGGTAGAGAAGAATATACAATTGAGGAGACCCTACAGATACTCAACAACAATGAGGATGATGTAGACATTCTCCACCAGCTTGGGGACAAGTGGGATGCAATAGAGAGAGTTTTAGCGGATAAAAAAGCACTGCCAAATGGATACAGACGGGTAAAGCACGGTCCTCTCATGAGATTCGACCATTCCATTCCGGAAAGCTTCTCAGAGTCGACCCCAATGGACATCGGCCAGCCAAAGCTTGAAAGCATGTCTCAGAGCCAGTCCTCAAACACTACAAatgagacagaagaagaggagagaaactcCAGCATTGAGCAGGACATCCTGAATCGCAATTCAGACATGGTTGCCTCCAGTGAATTCGATTCCAGCCATGACTCAGTCGGTCATGAGTTGTCA GTTCCCTAGATGGCCATTACCAAGTCATCAAACGAAAATG TTTCATGCGACGGCCTATTCCAAGGAGCAAGAAccatcggtctgtctgtctgacaaGGTCCACGCAGAGCACACAGAGCTCAGAAGGGGGGGTGTCAGAGGATGAAGCTGGGCCTTCTGTCAGAGCGGGTTACTACTCTCATCGATTAGATGGCCAGTATCCTTCAAGATTAATG AGTGGGGCTGGCCCATCCCATGACAGTGACACCTCAGACTCTGAAGATGATGGAGATGCCATCAGTGTGACGACTGTTGCCCCAGGTGCTCAGCCGGAACCTGCAGCTACCTCTGGGCCTCAGAGCAACACAAGCAGTGACACGGCAGTAGGAGTCGGAGGTGGATCCGACCTCTTTCAGAAGTCTGGCGAAGAATGCTGA